The Streptomyces sp. NBC_00691 genome has a segment encoding these proteins:
- a CDS encoding DoxX family membrane protein, with translation MQTVWLTGAEWLAVLRIGLGLWWLESWRHKDKKGWFERGTGIAWAADVAGRHKWPQVKKGFEVIVAPRPKLMAYVVVYAELALGLGLVAGFLTPVALIGGLLLNLLYLVLVIHDWAEQGQNAMMALISLVALLALSWQTWSLDHAIGLF, from the coding sequence ATGCAGACCGTCTGGCTCACCGGCGCCGAATGGCTCGCCGTCCTCCGCATCGGCCTCGGCCTGTGGTGGCTGGAGAGCTGGCGCCACAAGGACAAGAAGGGCTGGTTCGAGCGCGGCACCGGCATCGCCTGGGCCGCCGACGTGGCGGGCAGGCACAAGTGGCCGCAGGTCAAGAAGGGCTTCGAGGTGATCGTCGCACCGCGCCCCAAGCTCATGGCGTACGTCGTCGTCTACGCCGAACTGGCCCTCGGGCTCGGCCTGGTGGCCGGATTCCTGACCCCGGTCGCCCTGATCGGCGGCCTCCTCCTGAACCTTCTCTACCTCGTCCTCGTGATCCACGACTGGGCCGAGCAGGGGCAGAACGCGATGATGGCGCTCATCTCGCTCGTCGCGCTCCTCGCCCTCTCCTGGCAGACCTGGTCCCTCGACCACGCGATCGGACTCTTCTGA
- a CDS encoding Zn-ribbon domain-containing OB-fold protein, with amino-acid sequence MTAADPDIDTFTRPYWDAAAESRLLLRRCAACDRVHHYPREFCPHCWSEDVTWERASGRATLYTWSVVHRNDLPPFGERVPYVAAVVDLAEGPRMMTEVVDVAEADLRIGMELEVAFRHEGEVVVPVFGPRSEG; translated from the coding sequence ATGACGGCTGCCGACCCCGACATCGACACCTTCACCCGGCCGTACTGGGACGCCGCCGCCGAGAGCCGCCTCCTGCTGCGCCGCTGCGCGGCCTGCGACCGCGTCCACCACTACCCGCGCGAGTTCTGCCCGCACTGCTGGAGCGAGGACGTGACCTGGGAGCGCGCGAGCGGCCGCGCGACCCTCTACACCTGGTCGGTCGTCCACCGGAACGACCTCCCGCCCTTCGGCGAGCGCGTCCCGTACGTGGCGGCGGTCGTGGACCTGGCGGAGGGGCCGCGGATGATGACGGAGGTCGTGGACGTGGCGGAGGCGGACCTCCGGATCGGGATGGAACTGGAGGTCGCCTTCCGCCACGAGGGGGAGGTGGTGGTCCCCGTCTTCGGCCCGCGGTCAGAGGGCTGA
- a CDS encoding serine/threonine-protein kinase, which yields MPLEPGDPRQIGAFRLLGVLGSGGMGRVYLGAVPGKFAAVKRVLPVLAEDADFLSHFGHELDNLARLPAGANTKLLASDRTARPPWFATEYIPGITLNEAIRLHGGPLPGAALWRLLREAAAGLGVVHGADMVHRDLKPSNVMLTSSGLSLIDFGVARAADQSRLTKTGMVIGTPAYMAPEQAVADRRLTGAADVFALGSLLLYAANGRPPFGDGSGPDLLYRVVHAEPEFGRLTETEPELADLIRTCLAKDPADRPTAPALVELTSERAAGALWPSAVGERIAERAAFAAGAPTAGHLAKLAKAEPAEDVATASLTPQAGAKEPSTAAPDPLAVTGSGARGPREKRRNRLVMFAVPVVVAAGTTLTVALGPYQVGQLGAGPGPASSPSAVASQPANVALPPTAPGSPSATTPPGSEPPSSKPPASSPGAPPPADGGAGGGAGGGGVVGGTGTRPGGGGGSGSGSGGGSVDPSGGGSNPTTPGGGGTTTPPPATQPPRTTKPAPPPASGGGTPSGTYSLENATTGNCLAEYNAGFGDLVTSAACGSTGNGGSTYWFSWTYSPGADGTFRLKNRHSGRCLQPAGNTTVTTAACTGSSAQSWKVVSSTSAGRMFRNASDGRCLTAGSFAMTYTCGSGQSEQVWRNISAL from the coding sequence ATGCCGCTGGAACCGGGTGATCCCCGGCAGATCGGCGCGTTCAGGCTGCTCGGTGTCCTCGGGTCCGGGGGGATGGGGAGGGTCTATCTCGGCGCCGTGCCCGGGAAGTTCGCCGCCGTGAAGCGGGTTCTTCCGGTGCTCGCCGAGGACGCCGACTTCCTCAGTCACTTCGGACACGAGCTCGACAACCTGGCCCGGCTCCCGGCCGGTGCCAACACCAAGCTGCTCGCCAGCGACCGCACGGCCAGACCACCGTGGTTCGCCACCGAGTACATCCCGGGCATCACCCTCAACGAAGCGATCCGGCTGCACGGCGGCCCGCTTCCCGGCGCCGCCCTCTGGCGGCTCCTCCGTGAGGCCGCGGCCGGGCTCGGTGTGGTCCACGGCGCCGACATGGTGCACCGCGACCTCAAGCCCTCCAACGTCATGCTCACCTCCTCGGGCCTCTCCCTCATCGACTTCGGCGTCGCGCGCGCCGCCGACCAGAGCCGGCTCACGAAGACCGGCATGGTCATCGGCACCCCCGCCTACATGGCCCCCGAGCAGGCCGTCGCCGACCGCAGGCTCACCGGCGCCGCCGATGTCTTCGCCCTCGGCAGCCTGCTCCTCTACGCGGCGAACGGCCGACCGCCCTTCGGCGACGGCTCCGGGCCCGATCTGCTCTACCGCGTCGTCCACGCCGAGCCCGAGTTCGGCCGCCTCACGGAGACCGAGCCCGAACTCGCCGACCTCATCCGCACCTGCCTCGCCAAGGACCCGGCGGACCGGCCCACGGCCCCCGCGCTCGTCGAGCTCACGAGCGAGCGCGCCGCGGGCGCCCTCTGGCCCTCCGCCGTCGGCGAGCGCATAGCCGAGCGGGCCGCCTTCGCCGCCGGGGCGCCGACCGCCGGGCACCTGGCGAAGCTCGCGAAGGCCGAGCCCGCCGAGGACGTCGCCACCGCCTCCCTCACTCCGCAGGCGGGCGCGAAGGAACCTTCCACCGCCGCTCCCGATCCCCTCGCCGTCACGGGTTCCGGTGCGCGCGGGCCGCGGGAGAAGCGGCGCAACCGGCTCGTCATGTTCGCCGTGCCCGTCGTCGTGGCGGCCGGCACGACCCTGACCGTGGCCCTCGGCCCGTACCAGGTGGGTCAGCTCGGCGCGGGCCCCGGGCCCGCGTCGTCGCCGTCCGCCGTGGCCTCGCAGCCGGCGAACGTGGCGCTGCCGCCGACCGCGCCCGGCTCGCCTTCCGCCACGACCCCGCCCGGCTCCGAGCCGCCGTCGTCCAAGCCGCCTGCGTCCTCGCCCGGCGCTCCCCCGCCCGCCGACGGCGGCGCGGGGGGCGGCGCGGGGGGCGGTGGTGTCGTCGGCGGTACCGGCACCCGGCCGGGGGGTGGTGGTGGTTCCGGCAGCGGCTCCGGCGGTGGATCCGTCGATCCTTCCGGTGGCGGCTCGAACCCGACGACCCCCGGCGGTGGCGGCACCACGACCCCTCCTCCGGCCACGCAGCCGCCGCGGACGACGAAGCCCGCGCCGCCGCCGGCCTCCGGCGGCGGCACTCCCTCGGGAACGTACTCGCTGGAGAACGCGACCACCGGCAACTGCCTGGCGGAGTACAACGCGGGCTTCGGCGATCTCGTCACGTCCGCAGCGTGCGGATCGACGGGCAACGGCGGCAGCACGTACTGGTTCTCCTGGACCTACTCGCCCGGCGCCGACGGCACGTTCCGGCTGAAGAACCGGCATTCCGGCCGCTGCCTCCAGCCGGCGGGGAACACCACCGTCACCACCGCCGCGTGCACCGGCTCCTCGGCCCAGTCCTGGAAGGTCGTCTCCTCGACGTCCGCCGGGCGGATGTTCAGGAACGCGAGCGACGGGCGGTGCCTGACGGCCGGGTCGTTCGCCATGACGTACACCTGCGGCTCCGGCCAGAGCGAGCAGGTCTGGCGGAACATCTCAGCCCTCTGA
- a CDS encoding FG-GAP repeat domain-containing protein, whose protein sequence is MSPVRPARSRRLTAAVTAALAVTAGTLAAAPAALAATTVSAPAAPAEVIPFPLGSEIVSAGATGFLSRNTAGGYRWTRLADGASSVVASQAPVLAGASDILVTTTGDRVLHVQDMASGAAPVAIDLKALTDGVHTAFGAVGATVLTSVTTPTGAVEPHLVGSAADGAVSNRPVTGLPAGSGSFTLVSAVKGTALVGFQADGKSRLAVIDLATSTVTETYENPRPSADSPTAALSATHVAWVERQRTDYQEVVVTDRSTGAVQRFAANPYGRVDIGLTGSWLVHETRRNAQSAFDAKSLATEPAKQILTHATSLATAPDGTLLVRGGSLAEGEGEGLYRVAADADGDITRQLVARTGEPTGVVVRGHNIPQVLDLDKNRGVVPFTIDVSRAATVRLSLVPGDNAYCGDFGSSAWSASGSTAGAGSVTMTWEGSFRYPDGGWLSSGAARNGTWTWCTSVSPLDGVGPPAEQKGTFTVTRRPHPHDFSDNGSADPLMVDDKGVLRSADGDHSPSAGWVTWGDSAHEVRGTGWNIYDRFTVPGDLGGTAEPDVVTRDRSGGLWLYPGDRNVPAQLGGRKRIGTNWGVYDKISGTSDVTGDGKPDLLAADRSGDLWLYPGTGNIDAPLGGRKKIGGGWGVYNQIAATGNLAGAPAGDLVARDGAGVLWLYLGKGDGTFASRVRIGGGWNEYSRFITLGDVTRDGRADLVVSFPDPGAYGGEGGYLYESTGDWREPFKPRRNAYTPGSAGDIAVF, encoded by the coding sequence TTGTCCCCCGTACGACCCGCCCGCTCCCGTCGTCTGACCGCAGCGGTCACCGCCGCCCTCGCCGTCACCGCCGGAACCCTGGCGGCGGCTCCCGCCGCGCTCGCCGCCACCACCGTCTCCGCGCCCGCCGCGCCCGCGGAGGTGATCCCGTTCCCTCTCGGCTCCGAGATCGTCAGCGCCGGTGCCACCGGCTTCCTCAGCAGGAACACCGCCGGTGGGTACCGCTGGACCCGCCTTGCGGACGGCGCCTCCTCCGTCGTCGCCTCCCAGGCTCCCGTCCTGGCCGGCGCCTCCGACATCCTGGTCACCACCACCGGTGACCGCGTCCTGCACGTCCAGGACATGGCCTCCGGCGCGGCCCCCGTCGCCATCGACCTCAAGGCGCTCACCGACGGCGTCCACACCGCCTTCGGCGCGGTCGGCGCGACCGTCCTCACCAGCGTGACCACCCCCACCGGGGCCGTGGAACCGCATCTGGTGGGCTCCGCCGCCGACGGCGCGGTGTCGAACCGTCCCGTCACCGGACTGCCCGCCGGCTCGGGTTCGTTCACCCTGGTGTCGGCCGTGAAGGGCACGGCGCTGGTCGGCTTCCAGGCCGACGGCAAGTCCCGCCTCGCGGTGATCGACCTCGCGACGAGCACGGTCACCGAGACGTACGAGAACCCGCGTCCTTCGGCCGACTCCCCGACCGCCGCCCTCTCCGCCACCCACGTGGCCTGGGTCGAACGCCAGCGGACCGACTACCAGGAGGTGGTCGTCACCGACCGGTCGACCGGTGCGGTCCAGCGCTTCGCCGCCAACCCCTACGGACGCGTCGACATCGGGCTGACCGGCTCCTGGCTGGTCCACGAGACCCGGCGGAACGCCCAGTCGGCCTTCGACGCCAAGTCCCTGGCCACCGAACCCGCGAAGCAGATCCTGACCCACGCGACGAGTCTGGCCACCGCCCCGGACGGCACCCTCCTGGTGCGCGGCGGCTCCCTGGCGGAGGGCGAAGGCGAAGGGCTGTACCGGGTCGCCGCCGACGCCGACGGCGACATCACCCGGCAGCTCGTGGCCCGCACCGGCGAGCCGACCGGGGTCGTGGTGAGGGGGCACAACATTCCGCAGGTGCTGGACCTCGACAAGAACCGGGGCGTGGTCCCGTTCACCATCGACGTGAGCAGGGCGGCCACGGTCCGGCTCTCCCTTGTTCCCGGCGACAACGCGTATTGCGGGGACTTCGGGTCATCCGCCTGGAGCGCGAGCGGTTCCACGGCCGGTGCCGGAAGCGTGACCATGACCTGGGAGGGCAGTTTCCGCTACCCCGACGGGGGTTGGCTCTCGTCCGGCGCGGCACGGAACGGCACGTGGACGTGGTGCACCAGCGTCTCCCCGCTCGACGGCGTGGGTCCCCCGGCGGAGCAGAAGGGCACCTTCACCGTCACCCGCAGGCCTCACCCGCACGATTTCAGCGACAACGGGTCTGCCGACCCGCTCATGGTGGACGACAAGGGTGTCCTGCGGTCGGCGGACGGTGACCACTCCCCGTCCGCGGGCTGGGTCACGTGGGGTGACTCCGCGCACGAGGTGCGGGGGACGGGGTGGAACATCTACGACCGTTTCACGGTCCCCGGCGATCTCGGCGGCACCGCCGAACCCGATGTCGTCACCCGGGACAGGAGCGGCGGTCTGTGGCTCTATCCCGGTGACAGGAACGTCCCCGCCCAGCTCGGCGGCCGCAAGAGGATCGGCACGAACTGGGGTGTCTACGACAAGATCAGCGGCACTTCCGACGTGACCGGGGACGGAAAGCCCGACCTCCTGGCCGCCGACAGGTCGGGCGACCTCTGGCTGTACCCCGGCACCGGGAACATCGACGCCCCGCTCGGTGGCCGTAAGAAGATCGGCGGTGGCTGGGGCGTCTACAACCAGATCGCCGCCACCGGAAACCTCGCCGGAGCGCCCGCCGGAGACCTCGTCGCCCGTGACGGGGCCGGTGTCCTCTGGCTGTACCTCGGCAAGGGCGACGGCACCTTCGCCTCCCGGGTGAGGATCGGCGGCGGCTGGAACGAGTACTCCCGGTTCATCACCCTCGGCGACGTGACCCGCGACGGCCGAGCCGACCTGGTCGTGTCCTTCCCCGACCCGGGGGCCTACGGGGGTGAGGGCGGCTACCTGTACGAGAGCACCGGTGACTGGCGCGAGCCGTTCAAGCCCCGCCGGAATGCCTACACCCCCGGAAGCGCCGGGGACATCGCCGTCTTCTGA